From Penaeus chinensis breed Huanghai No. 1 chromosome 18, ASM1920278v2, whole genome shotgun sequence, one genomic window encodes:
- the LOC125034716 gene encoding uncharacterized protein LOC125034716: MADQIDRQDTGSAESPLCPEPQLEVTQDLELLAQEIAEAAVEEEEEEENDEEEEEEKKGFRRETSQSPVLLCDQTEDTCRENTKEDTVTVIEERMEEEGTQEDKQRSTSPVDETSWVLVDAEDENARTTTGPNDSPDLKYNLLRKFLVAGDLRQKLTDAGLVCDEEDSEGDADEGLRDSMVMSCSESMVICDLPQTAGDEESTSLHLKNFPDCSKKSDWRGTFAGARVEVEVERKGGLQVAAVRVWHVDLLSALASLQSLANTAGLVSYADVDVTSLLARAA, from the exons ATGGCAGACCAGATTGACAGACAAGACACAGGCAGCGCGGAGAGCCCCTTGTGCCCCGAACCTCAGCTCGAAGTGACTCAAGACCTTGAGCTTTTGGCGCAAGAGATCGCCGAGGCCGccgtcgaagaagaagaagaggaagagaacgacgaagaggaggaggaagagaaaaaaggatttaGAAGGGAGACCTCGCAATCCCCGGTCCTCCTGTGTGACCAGACTGAAGACACGTGTAGAGAAAACACTAAAGAAGACACGGTGACTGTGATCGAAGagcggatggaggaggaaggcacACAAGAGGACAAACAGCGGTCGACGAGTCCGGTTGATGAGACGTCCTGGGTCCTCGTTGACGCTGAAGACGAAAACGCGAGGACGACGACGGGGCCGAATGACAGCCCCGACCTCAAATACAACCTCCTGAGGAAGTTCCTGGTGGCGGGCGATCTGCGGCAGAAGCTGACCGACGCGGGTCTTGTCTGCGACGAGGAGGACAGCGAAGGGGACGCCGACGAAGGGCTCAGAGATAGTATGGTGATGTCTTGTTCGGAATCAATGGTGATCTGTGACCTCCCGCAG ACGGCCGGCGACGAGGAATCGACGTCGCTGCACCTCAAGAACTTCCCTGATTGCTCCAAGAAGTCTGACTGGCGAGGTACTTTCGCGGGAGCCAGG gtggaagtggaggtggaacgCAAAGGGGGGCTCCAGGTGGCTGCCGTAAGGGTGTGGCATGTGGATCTCCTCTCCGCTCTGGCGTCCCTTCAGAGCCTCGCCAATACTGCAG GCCTCGTGTCCTACGCTGACGTGGATGTGACCAGCCTGCTTGCTCGGGCGGCCTGA